Within the Enoplosus armatus isolate fEnoArm2 chromosome 9, fEnoArm2.hap1, whole genome shotgun sequence genome, the region AGGGGGGCTGAAGGTGAGGCAAAGTTTCTGCGTGAGGTGAATTTGAGTCAAAAATCGCACTCCTAGTCATAACTCAAATTTTAACACATATTGATATCATTCAATGTGACCTACACTTCATGATAATACAATTATCTGCGACGTCCATTGTgaataaacgtccataaatcaGAAAAGACGcttcagaacttgcctgagaatcatcacatttttgcgttttcttcagtatcaaagtaatccagtcaTAGTTGTCTACACATCAATGGGTACaatgcaaacaggagctgctctTAGCTAtttcggcatacttttaatggtgccaatttgccaaaatgtaaacaaaaaggcCTGTAGGCTCAAAAGACAATACCTGTACTTAGCGGGTAAATCGCTGACCAGCGCAGCTTGTCAAATCACCCCGCGTCTGCTACAGAAATAAATCCAGTAATAATTATGAAATAAGTCATAAttctgaggaaaaaaacacttgggTGGtgattatgttttgattttgaggTAGCAGAAACCAACAAATCCTCCACAGTGTTACCACtaatgtgtttgtaattgttttgtacTAAGACCCCGTTAATAAATACAGTGCTGCGCAGTGAGGAGCGACACCGTGACCCGGTCTCAGCCAGAGAGTGCGGACCTCCTCCCTTCTCGCTCGCGCTGCTCCAACCAGGTATGACCGATGACGCCAGCAAGGTGACACCCACCTCTCCTACTCTGCTCCCGGTGTGTTGCAACGCGACTCCAGCTCAGTTCCCGGTGGAGATTTTTCTTGTAAGGAACTTGTTACACTTCCATTGTTTTGCGTGACTTCGCCTCATTTATGATGAGGCGACGATGAAGATTTCTTCCTCGCTTGACGGACTTTAACTTTTGTCACGTTCAGCGCGTGAAGCCCGGAGGACTCAAACGTAAGACCGCGCTCCAAAATGCTTCATGTGAAAGCTAATTGTGTGTTTGAGAAGCCAGTGTTAAATCCGGACTGAAGTGAAGTGAGGGCGGTGGAAGCTCACGGTGATATTCTTCCTGCATGTTGAAACATTGCAGCTCCACTTTCACGGGCGGACGTTACTTTCACATTGAGTCGCTGCACTTCAGTCGCTTAAAATAGCTTCGGATAGAAGATAGTTGAACTGTTTTCCACGGCGCGATGAACTGTTTCCCTTTTGGAAACATGCCGCTTGCTGTTTGTGGTTCccgaaaaaaaaagatcactgCCTTTTTAAATAGTTGTTTTCAAACAGCCGAAGGTCATGGATACAGGCAATTTATCACGTTTATGCTTTTAATTCATGGTTTCAGCATGCAAAAAGCATATTTACACCTTAAATGAATGTGCTAAAGTTGCCCTTTTTGGTCTAAAATGGGTTAAAATGATTGGAGAATGCgtcatatttgatttaaaaacaattgCAGACGTCCTGTGAGGGGCGAAAGGCTCATGGAGAGACTGAATGTTTCACAGAAAGTTTCATTCATCGACAGTCTGACTGACTTCACTGTCAGCGTGGCTCAAGGTCGACGTGTCCCGCCCTGTGGGAAGCTACTGTAAACACATAGCAGCTGTGAGCTGCAATAAAACGGCCAAAACATCCATGCAGAGGAGGGACAAAACTACATCATCAGTGAAAGCACCAGGGGGACACTTAATATGTCAAAGTGGTTAGATTAGATGGCTCCAATCTAACTTTCGCTGACCTGTTTAATGTGAAGAAAGCTGGAAAATGAAGGCAGCTGTTAAGCTACAAGCCATGTTGACTTTAATTAAGAAACTTCTCTGTATGGCGTCTTTCCTATAATGAATATGGTGACGATAAAGTAGGCTGcaaaccagtggttctcaacatGAGGGTCGGGACCCACcaaaggggtcacaagatgaatctGCGGGGTCACTTTTCTGACTTGCCATTATTCGAACAGTTGAACTGCTCATGACTTGTAGACATATTAAACTTCTGATGAGAAGCTGCTTTGTTTTAGGGCTCAATCGACCAATTCTTTTGTTGATTAGTTCTTTGTTGTATAGaccagatgtcttgttttgtccagaaaacccaaagatattcagttacccatcataaaagaagaaaatattcacatttgagaagatagaacctttttttttgcctaagaGAATTACTTGAATTTTTTTGAATTGGTTTTTAACCAATAAATCAGCCTGTTGaagctggttttctttgtcttctatgatagtaaattaaatttttttgaCTGTTAATTTGACAAACATGATGAATACAATGAAAacttggggggaaaaaaattctAACTTTAATGACCTGCTAGTATTCAAAATTTACAGTCAGCTTGACCTATTGCATGCCCTCTTGACCTATCAGTAGACTATGCTAACGAATAAAAACGGACGCTAGTGAGCAAAGCTGATCTGATCCGATAATCACGACACCAAAGTATCTGAGAATCAGCGTGTGAAAGCATTTTGGGTTCTACACCGTAAATggaaaaactacaaacaaagatggagaaaaagcAGCTGCCTTACTCATCAAAGATAACTAAAATGAGGATTTACCTGCTAGCTTACCATCGGGAGGCACCAGAAACGAGTACAATCAAGTGTACAACCACAGGACGCATAGTGCAGGATAATGACACCACATGGGAAAATATATAAAGACTATACTGACCACAAAGAGAGAAGTCTAAACACTAAATCTAATTTTGAGTGGAATTcagtttcttgtttcttgtttcatATGACCTCCTTGTGGGTTCCTGACtcccaggttgggaaccgctgCCGTAAATGAACCCCtgttttttctgcttcacaGAGAATTCCCAACATCTATCGGACAACGAGGGGGAGTAGTATCAACCCTCTGTCCACAATGTCTTGTAGAGGTAAAAATGACTTGTGCCGAATATGTGGCGGAGGTCTCCAGGGAAACCAAAGGCGATGGCTGTTTGGAGGACACAATAAGAAGATTGGTCATCCTCAGACCCCGACAGGGTCCCTGAGAGGAGGAAGCCTGTCCCGGTCCTCGCTGAGCAGCCCCTGGGGTGAGTCTGGAgcataaagaaataaagtttttgGTCACATTCTGTATGTCTGTTTAAGAGTCTGAAGTAAACTTTCTTTTACCGTTCACAGGCAGCACCTTATCCCTGGgttcctcagtgtctctctccaaGTCTCAGAGCTCCCTGAGCTCCCTGTCCAAGGGAACGGATCTGCTTTCTGTGTTGACTCACATACTGGGGCAGTCGGTACCACGGGGCAGCGGGCAGGGGGAGTTTGTGTGTGGCAAATGCGTGAGTGTCCTCGAGCGGGTGTTCAAGTTCGACTCGGTGATAGCCAGGGTGAGGGTGCTTTCGTCCGAGAGGCTTCAGAAGATGATACAGGAGAGGGACAAGATCAGACAGTGGGTGCGCCAAAACTACCACCAGAGACACCCACAGGACTTCCAGAGCAGGGGCAGCACCAGcgaggaggatggagaggcgGAGAAGGAGGGCTACAGGGAGATGCTCAAAGAGAATATGGCACTCTCAGAGTACGAGTGCTGGTCCGAGAAGTGGGACACGTGTCCGTATTTTATAAGAACGGGTAAAAGATGCAGCAAGGGCAAAGGATGTGAAGGCTGCGATTCCTTAAGGGTGTCCGACTCGGATTATGAGTCTGTTTGTGGGGTTCCTCGTCGCTTGCCTTTCCAACCCTTCTCCCCGTTGGCGTTGTCACGGGACAAATCCCAGAGTATGCCCCTCCACTGGCAGAGGGTCCCATCCATCAGCTCCAGCCTGTCTTCACTGGCGGGGTCCTGTGTCTCCTTACAAGCGTCTTCCCGCACCGAGTCCATTCAGTCTCTGGACTCTCTTGATGGCAACGACCCGTTTGACTCACCAGGCGTTCAGTCAGCCAACTTTGTTCTGAAGGAGCTGAGATGCATCGAAGGGAAGTCTGTCAGTTCGCCATCAGGGAGTAGGATCCCAGTTCTGGGCAGGAAGGACGGGAGGTACTCAGGAAAAGTTGGAGAGATGGCGTCACCCTCAGTGAACAGGGTGCTAAACTTTGGAGATGTGGAGAATGGAGGAGGTGAAATGGATGAAGAGGACGGGGATGTGCTAACAGAGCTGAGGGACGAGTTCATGCCTCTTCATCGAGAGGTGAGTGTTTTCACAGAGTGCGCCATAGACTATTGTACCGTATTTATATATGAATGGAAGAACTCTGACCAGATGCTGTGTGTGCTAGTGGCTGTAAATATTGACATGGTGTGCTGCAATAGGTAATCCGGGAGCAACTGAGGCCAATCCAGCAATCCAACAagattaaaacaacacatttcacctATGTTTTTACCAAATGATACCACAACCCATGTTTACTATGAAATCACATGTTATTTCAGAGCATTACTGGCAGGGTTCACCACGCTGTCAGGCACCTGCGAGGCCAGCTGGACAAAGCTGCGTCCCGCATCAGGAGCCTGGAGGCTGAGCTGAAACATGGGAAGAGCAAACCAACTGAAGTCAACGGATCAGAAGACTGGGCCCCTGTAAGTATTCAGTTTGTTCTCTCACACGCTGCATTTGAGGCAGACAATTATGTGTGAAAAGAgtagtttgtcattttgggaagtatatttgctttcttgccagccagttagcttagcttagcataaagactggaaacggggggaaactgctagcctggttCTTTCCAGAGGTAACACAATCCGCCTaatagcacctctaaagctcactaattaaagGTTAAGAgttgctggtaggtggattgtTTCACTTTCAGACACAGCCAGGcgagctgtttccagtctttatgctaagctaagctgttagctgtagctttatatttgaTGAAAAGataagagagtggtatcaattcaTGTATAAACTCAATAATAATCTAAAAAATAAGATCAATAAAAGTGGAGATTTAACTGAGATATCAGTTATTATGTTGGTATTTTTTTACCTGCTGTCATAAGAGATGATTGCCTCTAAGCTTTTTTACACAAGAAAAACAGGTTTATTATGCAGTGCAACGCTGCACAGAAGCACCTCAGTCACATGTCCAAACAGCTCCATAAACCACTCGGTGAATGTTGACTGAGCACAAATATAGCGTTGTGAAAGGAATGGAGGGTGGGTGCACTGTGTTTTGTGCCTGGGGAAGGGTGTGCCCACAGTTCCTCCTTTACAGgtgcagataaacacacacacacacagcctctctcaGGAATCTTCCCTGACCAGTGGAGTTTGCCCCGGGCTCTGTAGTCTTATGATAGACGATATCGTTAAAAGGCCTCTCGGCTGTTGAGTCCACATGACCTGATCTCTGTCAGAACGAGGGCCGCTGTGTTCACATGACGAGTTTAATATTAGAGAGAATGAGAAATTTGAGTAGCAGCAGGTTTAAACATTAGATGTGTTCTGTACatgtacaaataaatattttatcaaaGAACTGTCAAACTGACTGACCTGAATCACCATTGTCACTGACCAAATCAGTCGACCAAGAGCACCTTTGTCAGCTCAGCTGTTATTCACAGGACATTACTTCCTCTTTAGAAGCTTATTAAAATACCAtgaaagccacagaaacaatcatAATGTGATAACTCGTCGTAAATAATATACTGCTGAGCTATTAACCTTATGCACAGTGTTTATAGGCTGGttttgtactgaactgaacGTACTACTGAACTGAGGACAGTCAGAATTAGCACTGAGTGTCATGACTTTGGAAGTTGAACAGTTCACTTACTGTTGTGTAtatacatttgagaagctgaaaccagagaacgATTTAAGTTTTTGCTCGAAGAATGTCtgacagattaatcgattatctaAATAGTTactgattaatcaatgaatcaatcagTGGAAAACTAACCAACTAATTGGATCAGCTCTAATGTTAATATTCCACTAattaaaaaagtattgttttatcGGTAGCGAAGCTTGGGTATTGTATTAGCACAAACATTGAAAAACTTTAAATGAAACCCAGTAGAGTtgcaactatttttataatcaattaattaagtTTCAAGCAAAGATCCTTTGCAACATTTGATGGTCTTAGGTTTTCaaatttgttgctttttttggtcttatatattttttaaatttgatgatgtcaccttgtgtttttcactgtctTCTGGtgttttacagaccaaacaattaatcaagaaaataatcagatgaattgacagtgaaaataatagttagttgcagccctaaaaccCAGCTCTTATGATCTAGAGTATATATTACTCAAATTGTTTCATTAACACCACAGTTTGATCTACTGCTctgactttttaaaagaaactattgtcatttgttttcctctttcccccAGTTGGTCCAGGAGGAGGGTGGCAGTTCCCTGCTGCAGAGCCTCGGTCACTCCCTGCACAGCCGGGAGCGTCTGATCCAGGTGGGTGAGGTGATGAGGGGAGACAGGACTCAGTCATGCACACTGCAGTTGGATCTTCTGCTGCTGCCGGGGCTCTGGCTCAAAGCTCACTGGaatgttgtttgtctttgaagTCGCTGTACGCCCTTAAAGTGGCAGCGCCAAAACTGCATTCACTTTTGTCTGTTCACCACATTGTACCGGTGACACTGAAGTATGTTTCCTTTAGCTTTGATCATGACTGCACTTATTTTTAGCCGCTTGTTACGTTGATGCTTTACAGCAGGATTTTTATTGGGCTGTTGTACTCAGTGTTAGTCACTCTGGACGTGATAGCTAAATGGCTAATGGCTAGATGACCAAAAGCTTTCTTATCTGAACCAAAGGGTGCTTGAATGGATTACAGCCTATCAATAAGTGACTCTATAACAAAGTCCCCGTTGCTCTTTTACCTGTGCTGTCCAGTGGTGGTTTTATATGGTATATTATTTGTGAAATATGTgacgagagttagatgagaagatcaatccCACACTCATATTGAAATgtgaagccacagccagcagcttgttagcttagcataaggactggaaacaggggaaacggctagcctggctctttcgTAAcgtaacaaaaacacaatatgacATGTTaattagaggtgttggtagacTGATTTTGTTAGCTTTTCACAAAGCAAGCtatagctgtttccccctgtcttggtgctaagctaagctaacgagcagttggctgtagcttcatatctaccatacagatatgaaagtagcatcaatcttctcatctaactttctcCAAGAATGTGAAcaagcatgtttcccaaaatgtcaaatctaGATTTAGATCAACAACTCTGCCTTTTCTGAACTCGCACAGTGAGTCTTGATTTTAAAGAGATTTTAGTTTCAGGGTGAGTAGATAAGTAATGAATGTGGCTGCCTGTAGATTTACGACGGCACTGTCtgatattttcatacatatcaGCTTGGCTTGTATATGAACACGTGGCTCGAGTTATTATGACCCTTTGTATTGATTCATGCTCCATAAACTTTGAAAAATCCTGTTGTCCTGCTGTTCAATGAGTGCGTTGTGCCATTTTGCACTAAGCAGACagatgtttcctctcctccaggagTGTATGGGTCTGATCAGAAGactgtgtgtggaggagggagcAGGGACCGAGCTGGCCAACAAGCTGACTGAGAAACTAACTGAGAATCTGAAGGAAACTCTCTCTAACAACAAGGTCAGAGCAGACACTGTCCTTTTCTATCCTGACTATTGACATTAAGTGATTAAGATGTTTATAAgatgtttatgtatatatattagtgcaatacatatatatatgtatgcatatatgtatgcatacatacacatacattgctactgtatatatttttttcacttaaatattgtaaatgtgtatttttctattttttctcttttgtacatatttttatattagtCGATTTATCTTTATGtaatataaagtatttctgattctgattctgataataaaACGCGTATTACCTACTCACTGAAGCATAGTAGTTATCTGCATGAGCGGACAGACCTTTTCTGATAGTCATCAGACTCAGTCGTCCTGTCCCTGAAGGCTTCTGTATGAGCAGCACTGGTCTTGTGATGGGTATTTTTTTTCTACCTCAGGCCTGCAGGAAGTTGTACCAGTCTAGCAGTAGCATATCAGTGATTTCCTCTGGCTCTGTGGAAATGTTATGTCTGAAATTACAAACTGTGTTTTGAGTTAtctctgttgtttctctcaTAGTTTTAGTcaatgaaaacttttttttttttcagttcgGTTTGGCTATAAAACACAGCCTACATAATGCAACACCACCACCTTACAAATTGGCTTATTATAGCTAAAAAACGTTTTGTTAACCTACCTCAATTTCTTTGTGGTGAGCCTTAATGCGCAGTGCAGGAACCACAACTGCTgcattgggaaaaaaaacaaacagtctaTAATATTT harbors:
- the LOC139290092 gene encoding putative leucine-rich repeat-containing protein DDB_G0290503, with the translated sequence MIQERDKIRQWVRQNYHQRHPQDFQSRGSTSEEDGEAEKEGYREMLKENMALSEYECWSEKWDTCPYFIRTGKRCSKGKGCEGCDSLRVSDSDYESVCGVPRRLPFQPFSPLALSRDKSQSMPLHWQRVPSISSSLSSLAGSCVSLQASSRTESIQSLDSLDGNDPFDSPGVQSANFVLKELRCIEGKSVSSPSGSRIPVLGRKDGRYSGKVGEMASPSVNRVLNFGDVENGGGEMDEEDGDVLTELRDEFMPLHRESITGRVHHAVRHLRGQLDKAASRIRSLEAELKHGKSKPTEVNGSEDWAPLVQEEGGSSLLQSLGHSLHSRERLIQECMGLIRRLCVEEGAGTELANKLTEKLTENLKETLSNNKAALHTLRSEMIEKEEGMEKELEALRKAGRDRERDLDTLNTVLQCNQDVINDMRVALGEKERLLKEMEKEREMWRQRDRALTTVLQEKEALIHYLKEERQKDAQGLAKGGAELAALLEDREGNSAILCNEVTKLTTALQEYQDMVQSQQENHSQAVSSLTAQLRDTRQELREKEKEKKEADRAWQNNREDREREERKLRHSLEKRDKLIEQILLDAEERDHLFRELQQNLQNKHEPLTAIKHTL